The following are encoded in a window of Cryobacterium sp. CG_9.6 genomic DNA:
- a CDS encoding glutamine synthetase family protein: MTHGSGNLTLEDLAALVADRSIDTVIVAFTDMQGRLVGKRLSARLFVEDAAAHGAECCNYLLAVDVEMNTVDGFHMSSWSRGYGDMAMIPDLTTLRKVPWLPGSALVTADLHWLDDTPVVASPRQILQAQIARLAEHGLQAHVATELEFIVFDDSYREAWKKGYRGLSASSDYNIDYALLAGARVEPLLRDIRLGMDGAGMYCEGVKGECNLGQQEIGFRYAPALDTCDNHSIYKNGAKEIADSHGKSLTFMAKYNEKEGNSCHIHISLRGLDGSAVFADAEAEHGMSALFRHFLAGQLAVMRELTLFFAPNINSYKRYVSGSFAPTALAWGMDNRTCALRVVGHGLGMRVENRVPGGDVNQYLAVSALIAAGLYGIENKLELEPLCEGNAYTSDIERVPSTLRESAELFATSAFAREAFGNEVVDHYVNYAQVEIAAYDSAVTDWERVRGFERL, encoded by the coding sequence ATGACCCACGGCTCCGGCAATCTGACCCTCGAGGACTTGGCTGCTCTGGTTGCTGACCGAAGCATTGACACGGTCATTGTTGCCTTTACCGACATGCAGGGACGCCTCGTGGGTAAGCGCCTCTCGGCTCGATTGTTCGTAGAGGACGCCGCCGCACACGGAGCAGAATGCTGCAACTACCTGCTGGCTGTCGACGTGGAGATGAACACCGTCGATGGCTTCCACATGTCCAGCTGGTCGCGCGGCTACGGCGACATGGCGATGATCCCTGACCTCACAACACTCCGCAAGGTCCCCTGGCTACCGGGAAGCGCTCTCGTCACTGCTGACCTGCACTGGCTCGATGACACTCCCGTCGTGGCATCGCCCCGGCAGATTCTTCAGGCTCAAATCGCTCGTCTGGCCGAGCACGGCCTGCAGGCGCACGTCGCAACCGAACTGGAGTTCATCGTCTTTGATGACAGTTACCGGGAGGCGTGGAAGAAAGGCTACCGGGGCCTGTCGGCCTCCAGCGACTACAACATCGACTACGCCCTCCTCGCTGGCGCGCGCGTAGAACCGCTGCTGCGCGACATCCGTCTCGGCATGGATGGCGCAGGCATGTACTGCGAGGGAGTGAAAGGCGAATGCAATCTGGGACAGCAGGAGATCGGGTTCCGCTACGCCCCAGCACTCGACACCTGCGATAACCACTCCATTTACAAAAACGGTGCCAAGGAGATCGCGGATTCTCACGGCAAGAGCCTCACCTTCATGGCCAAGTACAACGAGAAGGAGGGAAACAGCTGCCATATCCACATCAGCTTGCGCGGCCTTGACGGATCGGCGGTGTTCGCCGACGCGGAGGCAGAGCACGGAATGTCGGCACTGTTCCGCCATTTTCTGGCTGGACAGCTCGCGGTAATGCGTGAACTCACCCTCTTCTTTGCTCCCAACATCAATTCGTATAAGCGTTACGTTTCCGGCAGCTTCGCTCCCACTGCCCTGGCGTGGGGCATGGACAACCGCACCTGTGCCCTGCGCGTCGTGGGCCACGGTCTGGGGATGCGCGTCGAAAACCGGGTACCGGGCGGTGACGTCAATCAATACCTCGCAGTCAGTGCCCTGATTGCAGCCGGGCTCTATGGCATCGAGAACAAACTGGAACTCGAACCTCTGTGTGAGGGCAACGCGTATACCAGCGATATCGAGCGGGTTCCGTCAACCCTGCGTGAATCTGCCGAGCTGTTCGCAACATCCGCTTTCGCGCGCGAAGCCTTTGGCAATGAGGTCGTCGACCACTACGTCAACTACGCGCAGGTCGAGATCGCGGCCTACGACTCGGCGGTCACCGATTGGGAGCGGGTTCGCGGTTTTGAACGCCTCTGA
- a CDS encoding amino acid permease, which yields MSKDTLKVSGVKYTTAEAGYFEKRRLTRSAGVWGLWGLAVAAVISGDFSGWNFGIEYAGFGGMLIAFALLVVMYYGMIFSIGEMAAAMPHTGGAYSFARAAMGPWGGFVTGLAEAIEYVATTAVIVYFSASYASSIATELLGFTLPAWVWWVILYAVFIGLNSAGAAISFRFAIVVSIISIIILLVFAAMAAFSGLFSWDLVFDIQPDPGQSLFLPHGILPILFALPFAMWFFLGIEELPLAAEESHNPVRDIPRAGLIARTTLIITGLLVLVLNTGIVGATNIAGSLEPLLDGFRAIVGDSAAAVLSLFALIGLLASLQGIMFAYGRNMYSLSRAGYYPKFLSLTGKRQTPAVALFVGAVIGFIALVLVDSLGGSDGVAGAIVLNIAIWGAVIAYILQMTSFVILRRKYPNANRPYRSPWGVPGAIIAGVLSLAIFFGFFINVPARPAIVAIAVVYVIMLVIFAVYGRHHLVMSPEEEYAVSGGLHGDPQKEGYGGVVEDELLATDGRDQAPE from the coding sequence ATGTCCAAAGACACGTTGAAGGTCTCCGGGGTAAAGTACACGACCGCCGAGGCGGGATACTTCGAGAAACGCAGACTCACGCGTTCTGCCGGCGTCTGGGGGCTGTGGGGGCTGGCCGTCGCGGCCGTCATCTCCGGTGATTTCTCGGGCTGGAACTTTGGGATTGAGTACGCCGGCTTCGGCGGGATGCTCATTGCCTTCGCGCTCCTGGTTGTCATGTACTACGGCATGATCTTCAGCATCGGTGAGATGGCGGCGGCGATGCCCCACACCGGCGGTGCCTACTCCTTCGCGCGCGCAGCCATGGGGCCGTGGGGTGGATTCGTCACCGGCCTTGCTGAGGCCATCGAGTACGTTGCCACCACCGCAGTGATCGTGTACTTCTCGGCGTCCTACGCCAGCAGTATTGCCACCGAGCTGCTCGGGTTCACACTCCCGGCCTGGGTCTGGTGGGTCATCCTGTACGCGGTCTTCATCGGGCTCAACTCGGCCGGTGCGGCAATTTCCTTCAGATTTGCCATCGTGGTGTCCATCATCTCCATCATTATTCTGTTGGTTTTTGCCGCTATGGCGGCCTTCTCAGGCCTGTTCAGCTGGGACCTGGTGTTCGATATTCAGCCGGATCCGGGCCAATCGCTCTTCCTGCCGCACGGCATCCTTCCCATTCTTTTTGCCCTTCCCTTCGCCATGTGGTTCTTCCTGGGGATCGAGGAGCTGCCCTTGGCGGCGGAAGAATCGCACAACCCCGTGCGGGACATTCCCCGGGCCGGACTCATTGCCCGAACCACCCTCATCATCACGGGCTTACTCGTGCTCGTCCTGAACACGGGAATCGTGGGAGCGACAAACATCGCCGGCTCTCTCGAGCCACTGCTGGATGGCTTTCGTGCCATCGTCGGCGACAGCGCCGCAGCGGTGCTCTCCCTCTTCGCGCTGATCGGTCTGCTGGCATCGCTCCAGGGAATCATGTTTGCCTACGGCCGAAACATGTACTCACTGTCCCGTGCTGGCTACTATCCGAAATTTCTCTCGCTCACCGGCAAGCGCCAGACACCGGCCGTTGCTCTTTTCGTGGGCGCAGTCATCGGCTTCATCGCTTTGGTTCTCGTTGATTCCCTCGGCGGATCCGACGGTGTCGCCGGCGCTATCGTGCTCAATATTGCGATTTGGGGTGCCGTGATCGCCTACATTCTGCAGATGACGTCGTTCGTGATTCTTCGGAGAAAGTACCCGAACGCAAACCGCCCATACCGGAGCCCGTGGGGCGTTCCCGGTGCGATCATCGCCGGTGTGCTGTCACTGGCCATCTTTTTCGGATTCTTCATCAATGTGCCGGCGCGTCCGGCCATTGTCGCCATCGCCGTTGTCTACGTGATCATGCTCGTGATTTTTGCCGTCTACGGTCGTCACCACCTGGTGATGTCACCGGAAGAGGAATACGCGGTCTCGGGGGGTTTGCACGGCGATCCCCAGAAGGAAGGCTACGGCGGCGTGGTCGAGGATGAACTTCTGGCCACGGACGGCCGCGATCAGGCTCCTGAGTAG
- a CDS encoding fumarylacetoacetate hydrolase family protein yields MKFAHLRVDGQSTPRLAVTFGEEALFLDEIMEDAPRDLQDLLEKGEHEIDRVRAVSLNAASAGVSMTSIDTLRHSSAVLRPPQIIAIGANYAAHSSELSLRLETSATVFSLWPNSLTGHESTITWPEDLTSQVDYEAELGVIIGRPARNVSVQDALDYVFGYTIVNDITARDLQFSEAQWSRCKSFDGFTPTGPIVVTADEIGDPQNVWLTTHVDGRILQDASSGDMVRTVAEIISYLSKTSTLLPGTLISTGSPGGAGYSRKPPVFLRDGSTVTISIDKIGFLTTHCRTS; encoded by the coding sequence GTGAAGTTTGCGCATCTACGAGTTGACGGCCAGTCCACCCCGAGGCTGGCGGTGACCTTTGGAGAAGAGGCGCTGTTCCTCGATGAAATCATGGAAGACGCCCCGCGGGACCTGCAGGACCTGCTGGAAAAGGGTGAGCACGAGATCGACCGGGTGCGGGCGGTCAGCCTGAACGCGGCATCCGCTGGCGTATCTATGACCTCGATCGACACCCTGCGGCATTCCTCTGCGGTGCTGCGGCCACCGCAGATCATTGCGATCGGCGCGAATTATGCCGCCCACTCCTCCGAGTTGAGCCTGCGCTTGGAGACATCGGCGACAGTCTTTTCGCTCTGGCCCAACTCTCTCACCGGGCACGAGTCCACGATCACGTGGCCGGAAGACCTCACCTCTCAGGTGGACTACGAAGCAGAACTTGGCGTCATCATCGGTCGCCCCGCGCGAAACGTGTCGGTGCAGGACGCGCTCGACTATGTCTTCGGCTACACGATCGTCAATGACATCACCGCGCGCGACCTGCAGTTCTCCGAAGCGCAGTGGTCGCGCTGTAAGTCGTTCGACGGTTTCACCCCGACGGGACCCATCGTTGTGACGGCGGACGAGATCGGGGACCCCCAGAATGTGTGGCTGACCACACACGTTGACGGGCGCATTCTGCAGGATGCCTCCAGCGGAGACATGGTGCGCACCGTCGCCGAGATTATCTCCTACCTCTCCAAAACCTCCACGTTGCTGCCGGGAACGCTGATTTCCACCGGAAGCCCGGGCGGCGCGGGCTATAGCCGAAAGCCGCCGGTCTTTCTCCGGGACGGGTCAACGGTCACGATCTCCATCGACAAGATCGGGTTTCTCACGACGCATTGCCGCACGAGTTAG